CACTTCCTTGAGAAAATCGCCTCCCACCAATGTGAACTGTGAACCCAGCGGCGTCTGAGCATAAATCGCTTTTGCCTCTTCTATTACTGATGGGCGCTCGAAAAGGATGGCTTGGAAGGATGGGTTGCGCTCTGCCAATAATTGGAGGAAGTTGCCATATCCTCCGCCAACATCGACGAGCGATTGAAATCCGGAGAAGTCATATGCTTCGATGATCGAGGGATTGATAATGGTGGAGAATTCGTTCATCCCCTTATTAAACAGGTTCAAATGCTCGGGATGCGCGTCGATGTATTCCCAGACATTCATGCCATGGACGTGCCTCATTGCCGACTTTCCGGTTTTTATGGCGTAGGGGAGTTCGGACCAGAGTGACCATGACCAGTCTAAACCGAAGAACACGATAAAATTCCGCAAACTGCCTGGATAATCTCGACAGAGATGCCAGGAAAGGTCTGTCATGCCGTACGTGCCCGGCTCTTGTTCTGTAAAAATCCCTAGCGCAACCAATGCTCGCATAAGACGAGAGAGTGCAGGGCCATGGGTTTCTGTCGCCTCCGCAAGCTCTGCGAGTGTTTTGGGTCCATCCTTGAGTAAATCAGCAATACCTAGTTCAGCCCCAACTTGGAGTACTCGTGTAGACCAGGCACTAGCCACTATGCCAAATAAGGCCTGACTTGCCTGTCCCTGCTCTGGGGCTATCTCTTGGTTTGTCATGATGCGCCCTCCTTTTAAAGGACATTACTTTCGATGCTATTGGTTCAAAACCGCAGTTGAACTGCCGCAGAGTTCAACTATGGTAGAGTATAGTAACCCCTGGAAGA
This is a stretch of genomic DNA from Herpetosiphonaceae bacterium. It encodes these proteins:
- a CDS encoding methyltransferase → MTNQEIAPEQGQASQALFGIVASAWSTRVLQVGAELGIADLLKDGPKTLAELAEATETHGPALSRLMRALVALGIFTEQEPGTYGMTDLSWHLCRDYPGSLRNFIVFFGLDWSWSLWSELPYAIKTGKSAMRHVHGMNVWEYIDAHPEHLNLFNKGMNEFSTIINPSIIEAYDFSGFQSLVDVGGGYGNFLQLLAERNPSFQAILFERPSVIEEAKAIYAQTPLGSQFTLVGGDFLKEV